In the Sediminibacter sp. Hel_I_10 genome, one interval contains:
- the thrA gene encoding bifunctional aspartate kinase/homoserine dehydrogenase I, which translates to MNVLKFGGTSVGSVKNINSVIGILQDYAKEESLVAVVSAVGGITDRLLKAGQLAQAKDERYILEFDAIKEVHVNILSELMSSEHNSSVNHLEAKLQLLKQLLDGIFLINELSPKTSDKLVSFGELLSSFIIAETLKSRGVDAVRKNSQDLIVTNSNFTKAEVLYKQTNTNINAYFSEAKQQITILPGFISKSLSGEITTLGRGGSDFTAAIVAAALKVNRLEIWTDVSGMYTTNPKLVKHAFPIEHLSYQEAMELSHFGAKVLYPPTVQPVLDANIPIHIKNTLEPQADGTKISNDHVMSSNPVKGISNISNIALLTLQGNGMVGIPGFSKRLFETLATEKINVIFITQASSEHSICFGIDAHDADLAKSSIDQTFENEISLHKIDPLIVETELSIIALVGDNMKSHQGVSGKMFSTLGKNNINIRAIAQGASEKNISAVIAEKDVKKALNTLHERFFETQTKQLNVYITGVGNVGERLIEQIKKQKSYLKDQLKINIKVVGLSNSRTMLLNDSGIHLKDWKAQLADGETASLDGFLERAKSFNLRNSIFVDITANDAVAKLYPHYLKQSIAVVACNKIACSSDSHTYKELKELSRKYNAPFLFETNVGAGLPVIDTLNNLIASGDQITSIQAVLSGSLNFVFNNFNANTKFHDVVKQAQKEGYTEPDPRIDLSGVDVARKILILAREGGTEMNLEDIENDAFLTKQNLESGSVSDFYETLIDDEQHFQKLFASAQRNASQLKYVAEFDGHHAKVGLKEIPAGHPFYNLEGKDNIVMFYTQRYPEQPMIIKGAGAGAGVTASGLFADIIRTLNK; encoded by the coding sequence ATGAACGTCTTAAAATTTGGAGGCACCTCTGTTGGCTCTGTAAAAAACATAAATAGTGTGATTGGCATTTTGCAGGATTATGCAAAAGAGGAATCATTGGTTGCGGTGGTCTCTGCGGTAGGAGGTATTACCGACCGACTTTTAAAAGCTGGCCAACTTGCGCAAGCCAAGGATGAACGTTATATTTTAGAATTTGATGCCATCAAGGAGGTTCACGTTAACATACTTTCAGAGTTAATGTCTTCGGAACACAATAGCAGTGTGAATCATTTGGAAGCAAAATTACAGCTGCTCAAACAGCTTTTGGATGGTATTTTTCTTATTAATGAACTATCTCCCAAAACTTCAGATAAACTCGTGAGTTTTGGAGAGCTTCTATCCTCATTTATTATTGCCGAAACCCTTAAAAGTAGAGGTGTTGATGCCGTAAGAAAGAATAGTCAGGATTTGATTGTGACCAACTCCAATTTCACAAAGGCCGAAGTGCTCTACAAACAGACCAATACTAACATTAACGCTTACTTTTCCGAAGCAAAACAACAAATTACCATTTTGCCTGGATTTATTTCAAAATCCTTATCCGGAGAAATTACGACTTTGGGCAGAGGCGGATCAGATTTTACAGCAGCTATCGTTGCAGCTGCTCTTAAAGTAAATCGTTTAGAGATTTGGACCGATGTTAGCGGCATGTACACCACAAACCCTAAACTTGTAAAACACGCATTTCCTATAGAGCACCTTTCATATCAAGAAGCCATGGAGCTTTCTCATTTTGGAGCCAAGGTTCTATATCCACCAACCGTACAGCCGGTATTGGATGCCAACATACCTATTCATATCAAAAACACCTTAGAGCCTCAAGCTGATGGCACCAAAATATCTAACGATCATGTTATGAGCTCAAACCCTGTAAAGGGCATTTCCAATATTAGCAATATTGCTTTGTTAACGCTGCAAGGCAACGGCATGGTAGGGATTCCAGGCTTTTCAAAACGATTGTTTGAAACCTTGGCTACCGAAAAAATCAATGTTATTTTTATTACCCAAGCGTCATCTGAACATTCCATTTGCTTCGGAATTGACGCCCATGATGCTGATCTCGCAAAATCGTCCATTGATCAAACCTTCGAGAATGAGATTTCACTTCACAAAATCGATCCATTAATTGTTGAAACAGAATTATCGATTATTGCCCTAGTAGGTGATAACATGAAAAGTCATCAGGGCGTGAGCGGAAAAATGTTTAGCACATTAGGAAAAAATAATATCAATATTAGAGCCATTGCCCAAGGTGCTTCAGAAAAAAACATTTCGGCCGTAATTGCTGAAAAAGATGTCAAAAAAGCACTGAACACCTTACACGAACGTTTTTTTGAAACACAGACCAAACAGCTTAATGTCTATATCACTGGCGTTGGTAATGTGGGCGAAAGATTGATTGAACAAATCAAAAAGCAAAAGTCTTACTTAAAAGATCAACTTAAAATCAATATCAAAGTTGTTGGTCTCTCTAATAGTAGAACGATGCTACTCAACGATTCTGGCATTCACCTAAAGGATTGGAAAGCACAATTAGCAGACGGAGAAACGGCTTCTCTAGATGGTTTTTTGGAGCGCGCTAAAAGCTTCAACCTTAGAAACAGTATTTTTGTGGATATCACGGCCAATGATGCTGTAGCAAAATTATATCCGCACTATCTTAAACAGAGTATTGCTGTTGTGGCCTGTAATAAAATTGCCTGCTCTAGTGACTCTCATACGTATAAAGAACTTAAGGAACTTTCTAGAAAATACAACGCCCCCTTTTTGTTTGAAACCAATGTGGGAGCAGGACTTCCTGTAATTGACACCCTTAACAACTTGATTGCTTCTGGAGATCAAATCACCTCCATCCAAGCTGTGCTATCGGGTAGTCTTAATTTTGTTTTCAATAATTTTAATGCCAACACCAAATTTCATGATGTTGTAAAGCAAGCTCAAAAAGAAGGCTATACTGAACCAGACCCTAGAATTGATTTGAGCGGTGTAGATGTTGCACGTAAAATATTGATTTTAGCGCGAGAAGGTGGTACAGAAATGAATCTTGAAGATATTGAAAATGATGCTTTCTTAACCAAGCAAAATCTTGAAAGTGGCAGCGTATCAGATTTCTACGAGACACTTATTGATGATGAGCAACACTTTCAAAAACTATTTGCCTCTGCACAGCGTAATGCCTCACAGTTAAAATATGTTGCCGAATTTGATGGCCATCACGCAAAAGTAGGACTTAAGGAAATTCCAGCGGGACATCCTTTTTACAATCTAGAAGGAAAAGATAACATTGTTATGTTTTACACACAGCGTTATCCAGAACAACCCATGATTATTAAGGGAGCTGGTGCCGGCGCAGGTGTAACGGCTTCTGGTCTATTTGCAGATATCATTAGAACACTTAATAAATAG
- a CDS encoding aminopeptidase P N-terminal domain-containing protein encodes MKYFVTFLVLCFSVSLSFSQDGKADDFLKKEFHKSRREALRFKMPSNSVAVFFANPVRNRANDVDYVYHQNPNFYYLTGYKEPHAVLVVYSEMQTKDGKSYDEQFYVQERNPAAEQWTGRRLGVEGAKDDLGFEMVDNGSAFLNSEIDFASFDKVIFEDFQDDYRNTRNSADLYDLIYAFKTQIKLVDDYKIENKTNDVELDNTANIKAETVKTDTKIISTLMAGLREIKTPEELVLLKKAVRISAMGQREIMKAMHPGMSETEIQGVHEYIYKTYGSEYEGYPSIVGAGNNGCVLHYVENSKMKVENDLVLMDLGAEYHGYTADVTRTIPANGKFNTEQRAIYDIVYKAQEAGIKATVIGNSMQSPDTAARQVVYQGLIDLGIAKNEREARQYFPHGTSHHIGLDVHDPGLYGRLEAHMVITVEPGIYIPEGSACDPKWHGIAVRIEDDILITANGPVNLSAEAPRKAQEIEQLMKQKSVLNGLDLPSLD; translated from the coding sequence ATGAAGTATTTTGTCACATTTTTAGTACTCTGTTTCAGCGTATCTCTAAGCTTTTCTCAAGACGGAAAAGCCGATGATTTTTTAAAGAAGGAATTTCATAAAAGTAGAAGGGAAGCACTTCGCTTTAAAATGCCATCAAACAGTGTGGCCGTGTTTTTTGCGAATCCGGTTCGCAATCGTGCCAATGATGTGGATTATGTGTATCACCAAAATCCCAATTTTTATTATTTAACGGGTTATAAGGAGCCTCACGCGGTGTTGGTGGTATATTCAGAGATGCAAACTAAAGATGGCAAATCTTATGATGAACAGTTCTACGTACAAGAGCGTAACCCCGCAGCAGAGCAGTGGACGGGCCGCAGGCTTGGAGTAGAAGGGGCAAAGGATGACCTTGGTTTTGAGATGGTTGATAATGGCAGTGCATTCTTGAACTCTGAGATTGACTTTGCAAGTTTTGATAAGGTGATTTTTGAAGATTTTCAAGATGATTATCGAAATACACGTAACTCAGCAGATTTGTACGACCTCATCTATGCCTTTAAAACACAGATCAAGTTAGTAGATGATTATAAAATTGAAAACAAAACAAATGATGTTGAATTAGATAACACGGCGAATATAAAGGCAGAAACCGTTAAAACCGATACTAAGATCATTTCAACATTGATGGCTGGACTTCGTGAAATCAAGACTCCCGAGGAGTTGGTTTTGCTTAAAAAAGCCGTTAGAATTTCAGCTATGGGGCAACGGGAAATTATGAAAGCCATGCACCCGGGCATGTCTGAAACAGAAATACAAGGTGTGCATGAATACATTTATAAAACCTATGGTAGCGAATACGAAGGCTACCCAAGTATTGTTGGCGCGGGTAATAATGGTTGTGTGCTGCATTACGTTGAGAATTCAAAAATGAAGGTTGAAAATGATTTGGTGCTGATGGATCTTGGTGCCGAATATCATGGATATACCGCAGATGTTACTCGTACGATTCCTGCAAATGGAAAATTCAATACAGAGCAAAGAGCCATTTATGATATCGTTTATAAGGCTCAAGAAGCTGGTATAAAAGCAACGGTTATTGGTAATAGCATGCAATCTCCTGATACCGCAGCGCGTCAAGTGGTATATCAAGGCTTGATCGATTTGGGTATTGCCAAGAATGAACGTGAGGCAAGACAGTATTTTCCTCATGGAACCTCACACCATATTGGTCTGGATGTTCACGATCCAGGATTATATGGAAGGTTAGAAGCGCACATGGTGATTACTGTAGAACCCGGTATTTATATTCCCGAAGGAAGTGCTTGTGATCCAAAATGGCATGGTATTGCCGTTCGTATTGAAGATGATATTTTAATTACAGCAAATGGTCCCGTAAACCTTTCTGCGGAAGCGCCACGTAAGGCCCAGGAGATTGAACAGTTAATGAAACAAAAAAGCGTTTTGAATGGATTGGATTTGCCGAGTTTAGATTAA
- a CDS encoding four helix bundle protein yields MNRFKFEKLIIWQKAMDFGEEIDQISESFPVKEKFNLSSQIRRASDSIALNISEGSIGQSNPEQYKFVGYSIRSLAEVVTCLFKAKRRNYITSEKFDSFYLQSHTLMNMMIAFRKNLK; encoded by the coding sequence ATGAATAGATTCAAGTTTGAGAAATTGATAATTTGGCAAAAAGCTATGGATTTTGGAGAAGAAATTGATCAAATCTCTGAAAGTTTTCCAGTTAAAGAAAAATTTAATTTATCATCTCAAATAAGAAGAGCATCAGATTCTATAGCTTTGAATATTTCAGAAGGCTCAATAGGTCAATCTAATCCAGAACAGTATAAATTTGTAGGGTATTCAATAAGATCCCTTGCGGAAGTTGTAACCTGTTTATTTAAGGCCAAAAGAAGAAATTACATTACTTCTGAAAAATTTGATTCCTTTTACTTACAGTCTCATACTTTAATGAATATGATGATTGCTTTTAGAAAAAATTTAAAATAA
- a CDS encoding bifunctional ADP-dependent NAD(P)H-hydrate dehydratase/NAD(P)H-hydrate epimerase, protein MKIFSKAQIYEGDQLTAKKQNISSTELMERAGTQIFNWLHVRMQGAQVPIHVFCGIGNNGGDGLVVARHLNTHGYNVHTYVVNYSDKRSKDFLVNYDRIKDTTKKWPHMLNADSDLPDIGKDDIIVDAVFGIGLNRPADTWVKNLFQHFKKSEAFTLAIDMPSGVYTDKTPEQEEGVVWANYTLSFQAPKLVFFLPETAKFSGQWEVLDIGIDRDYLMATETEVELIGKNEVLPLYQPREKFSHKGTYGHSLIIGGSYGKIGAALLSSKSALAIGAGLVTAYVPKCGYQIIQTAFPEAMVLTDTAENEISNIQFDIEPTVIGLGTGMGTSEVTAHALEGFLKSNKIPLVADADGLNIISKNAPFLKLLPSKTVITPHPKELERLIGKWKDDFDKLKKAKAFSSKHDLVIVLKGANTITVYKDKCYVNTTGNPGMATAGSGDVLTGVITGLISQGYKPLSAAIFGVYLHGKSADLAIEDLGYQSLTASHIIKSLGTAYLDLFAQPEGPQVEEAEAEGKK, encoded by the coding sequence ATGAAGATTTTTTCTAAAGCCCAAATTTACGAAGGGGATCAATTAACAGCAAAAAAGCAAAACATAAGTTCTACAGAGTTAATGGAACGCGCCGGAACGCAAATCTTCAATTGGTTGCATGTGAGAATGCAAGGCGCTCAAGTGCCCATACATGTGTTTTGCGGCATAGGAAATAATGGAGGTGATGGCTTGGTTGTTGCTAGGCATTTAAATACACATGGCTATAATGTACACACTTACGTTGTTAATTATAGTGACAAGCGCTCCAAGGATTTTTTAGTGAATTATGATCGCATCAAGGACACCACTAAAAAATGGCCTCATATGCTGAATGCCGATTCTGACCTCCCAGATATTGGCAAGGATGATATCATTGTAGATGCTGTTTTCGGAATTGGTTTAAATAGGCCAGCCGACACCTGGGTTAAAAATCTTTTTCAACATTTTAAAAAAAGCGAGGCTTTTACTTTGGCTATTGATATGCCATCTGGCGTTTATACAGATAAAACACCAGAACAAGAAGAAGGTGTTGTTTGGGCCAATTATACTCTAAGTTTTCAAGCTCCTAAGCTGGTATTTTTTCTTCCAGAAACTGCAAAATTTTCAGGACAATGGGAAGTTTTAGATATTGGAATTGACCGTGACTATTTGATGGCCACAGAAACCGAGGTAGAGCTTATTGGTAAAAATGAGGTGTTACCTCTTTACCAACCAAGAGAAAAGTTTTCTCATAAGGGTACTTATGGGCATAGTTTGATAATAGGGGGTAGCTACGGAAAAATTGGAGCTGCTTTATTATCTTCTAAAAGTGCTTTGGCAATTGGTGCAGGTTTGGTCACTGCTTATGTACCTAAATGCGGCTATCAGATTATACAGACCGCGTTTCCTGAGGCAATGGTCTTAACTGATACGGCTGAAAATGAAATTTCAAACATTCAATTTGATATTGAGCCTACGGTTATAGGCTTAGGGACAGGTATGGGAACTTCAGAGGTAACAGCTCATGCATTAGAAGGCTTTTTAAAATCGAATAAAATACCATTAGTCGCGGATGCCGATGGCCTAAACATCATCTCTAAAAATGCGCCATTTTTAAAATTATTACCATCCAAAACCGTAATAACGCCACATCCAAAGGAGTTAGAACGACTTATTGGCAAATGGAAAGATGATTTTGATAAACTCAAAAAAGCAAAGGCTTTTTCCTCAAAACATGATTTGGTAATTGTGCTTAAAGGCGCAAATACAATAACAGTTTATAAAGACAAATGCTATGTCAATACCACAGGAAACCCTGGTATGGCAACAGCAGGTTCGGGAGATGTTTTAACGGGAGTAATCACTGGTCTTATTTCTCAAGGTTATAAGCCTTTGTCTGCAGCAATTTTTGGGGTGTATCTTCATGGCAAATCTGCAGATTTAGCCATTGAAGACTTGGGCTATCAAAGCCTAACTGCTTCTCATATTATAAAGAGTTTAGGGACAGCTTATCTTGATTTGTTTGCCCAACCAGAAGGCCCTCAAGTGGAAGAGGCAGAAGCAGAGGGCAAAAAATAA
- a CDS encoding TlpA disulfide reductase family protein: MKRLLIAFTALSILACEKEANVDYALLTGKIENTKAQKAKLAAGDYETEININADGTFTDTLRIPENGFYALSIGREFTPMYLSKGDSINVLIDAMKFDESVMYSGTGAAENNYLAQKTRDNQSVMANSVEFYSLDESSYKAKVDDIKKTNQTALEALEEADKDFLLTEKQNLVYDQYAMLQSYEQSHAYYAKKQGFEVSSEFFPEELKSMTYDDAKAYRNSQSYKQMAFKATMDDMFETIGDDISSITTEDLSAIKEIKIPALKTDVISYLGGFLVSPGNENMEEIYNLFVSNTNDEDVKKSLTETYEKNKNLVKGMPSPKFVNYENHKGGTTSLDDLKGKYVYIDVWATWCGPCKREIPFLKEVEGKFHNENIEFVSTSIDRAADHDKWVAMVNDMELGGMQIFADNDWQSKFIQDYAINSIPRFLLIDPQGNIVNADAPRPSDPKLTAMLETQLGMSSETTDSNSKVQM; encoded by the coding sequence ATGAAACGATTACTTATTGCGTTTACAGCGCTATCTATATTGGCTTGTGAAAAAGAAGCGAACGTAGATTACGCTTTATTAACTGGAAAAATTGAAAACACTAAGGCCCAAAAGGCCAAGTTGGCCGCTGGTGATTATGAGACTGAGATAAATATTAATGCAGATGGCACTTTTACAGATACCCTAAGAATTCCTGAAAATGGATTTTATGCGTTATCTATAGGTCGAGAATTTACACCAATGTATCTAAGCAAAGGTGACAGTATCAATGTATTGATTGACGCTATGAAGTTTGATGAAAGTGTGATGTACTCCGGTACTGGCGCCGCAGAAAACAATTATTTAGCTCAAAAAACAAGAGATAACCAATCTGTCATGGCTAACTCAGTAGAATTTTACTCACTCGATGAGTCTTCTTATAAGGCTAAGGTGGATGACATCAAAAAAACAAATCAAACCGCTTTAGAAGCGCTCGAAGAAGCTGATAAGGATTTCTTGTTAACAGAAAAGCAAAATTTGGTCTATGATCAGTATGCCATGTTACAATCCTATGAGCAAAGCCATGCGTATTATGCAAAAAAACAAGGTTTTGAGGTATCTTCTGAATTTTTTCCTGAAGAACTGAAGTCTATGACCTACGATGATGCGAAAGCCTACAGAAACTCGCAAAGTTATAAGCAAATGGCCTTTAAAGCAACAATGGACGATATGTTTGAAACTATTGGAGACGATATTTCATCTATAACTACGGAAGATTTAAGCGCTATTAAAGAAATTAAGATCCCTGCTTTAAAAACAGATGTGATAAGTTATTTAGGAGGCTTTTTGGTCTCTCCAGGAAATGAAAACATGGAGGAGATATACAATCTGTTTGTAAGCAACACCAATGATGAAGACGTTAAGAAGAGTTTAACCGAAACTTATGAAAAAAACAAAAATTTGGTTAAAGGCATGCCTTCTCCAAAATTTGTAAACTATGAGAACCATAAAGGTGGCACTACATCTCTTGATGATCTTAAAGGAAAATATGTTTACATTGACGTTTGGGCAACATGGTGCGGACCATGTAAACGTGAAATCCCGTTCTTAAAAGAAGTTGAAGGTAAATTTCACAACGAAAACATTGAGTTTGTAAGCACATCTATTGACAGAGCTGCAGACCATGACAAATGGGTAGCAATGGTAAATGATATGGAGTTAGGCGGTATGCAAATTTTTGCTGACAATGACTGGCAATCAAAATTTATCCAGGACTATGCCATCAACAGTATCCCTAGGTTTTTATTAATTGATCCTCAAGGAAATATTGTTAATGCAGATGCGCCTAGACCATCTGACCCAAAATTGACTGCAATGCTTGAAACGCAATTGGGAATGTCTTCAGAGACAACAGATTCCAATTCAAAAGTACAGATGTAA
- a CDS encoding homoserine kinase, with translation MNTDSIKIFAPATVANVSCGFDVLGFCLDTIGDEMVIRKTSQKGIFISKIEGYDLPFEAEKNVAGVSALALLKDAQLDHGFELEIYKNIKPGSGVGSSAASAVGSVFGMNELLGRPYNKTQLTNFAMKGEALASKCEHADNIAPAIFGGFTLVKSVAPLEILQLPTPKDLFAVIIHPQIEIKTAEARAILPKNIALQDAITQWSNVGSLVHALHTNDYELLSKSLIDVVVEPFRSQLIPHFDAVRQSALGHGALGCGISGSGPSIFSLCFGNENAQSVAKAIKNIYFETGISFEVYVSKINTEGIKIL, from the coding sequence GTGAATACAGATAGCATAAAAATTTTCGCCCCAGCTACAGTAGCAAATGTCTCTTGTGGTTTTGATGTGTTAGGCTTTTGTCTAGATACCATTGGCGATGAGATGGTGATTAGAAAAACAAGTCAAAAAGGCATTTTTATTTCTAAAATTGAAGGCTACGACTTGCCTTTTGAAGCCGAAAAAAATGTAGCAGGAGTATCGGCATTAGCACTTTTGAAAGACGCTCAATTAGACCATGGCTTTGAGCTTGAAATCTATAAAAACATTAAACCTGGAAGCGGTGTTGGTAGCAGTGCTGCAAGTGCTGTTGGTAGTGTATTTGGCATGAATGAACTTCTTGGAAGGCCATATAACAAGACCCAATTGACAAATTTTGCCATGAAAGGCGAAGCTTTAGCCAGCAAATGTGAACATGCCGATAATATTGCCCCGGCTATTTTCGGCGGATTTACTTTGGTAAAGTCTGTTGCGCCTCTTGAAATCTTACAATTGCCAACTCCAAAAGATTTATTTGCTGTGATCATCCATCCACAAATTGAAATAAAAACTGCGGAAGCTCGGGCTATTCTTCCAAAAAACATTGCATTACAAGATGCCATCACCCAATGGTCGAACGTTGGCAGTTTGGTACATGCGTTACATACTAATGATTATGAGTTATTAAGTAAATCTTTGATAGACGTTGTGGTCGAGCCTTTTAGAAGCCAATTGATTCCGCATTTTGATGCCGTTAGACAATCAGCTTTAGGACATGGTGCTTTAGGTTGTGGGATTTCAGGCTCTGGACCTTCGATCTTTAGTTTGTGCTTCGGAAATGAGAACGCCCAAAGTGTCGCCAAAGCTATCAAAAACATATATTTTGAAACCGGAATTTCTTTTGAGGTTTATGTGTCGAAGATCAATACGGAAGGCATTAAGATTCTTTGA
- the gcvT gene encoding glycine cleavage system aminomethyltransferase GcvT, protein MKNTALTDTHTALSAKMVPFAGYNMPVQYDGVSAEHEAVRTGVGVFDVSHMGEFLIEGPKALELIQSVTTNDASKLTIGKAQYSCLPNDEGGIVDDLIIYKIKEETYLLVVNASNIEKDWNWISSKNDIGATMRDLSDEYSLLAIQGPKAVEAMQPLSSHDLGAIPFYNFVVGDFAGIEHVIISATGYTGSGGFEIYCKNSEVKQIWDKVTEAGAKPIGLAARDTLRLEMGYCLYGNDIDDSTSPIEAGLGWITKFTKRFTSSENLSEQKKSVLKRKLVAFELDGKGIPRSGYDIVDQDEKLIGKVTSGTMSPSLKKGIGLGYVETDFSKFGDQIFIRIRKNLLPATVVKLPFYKG, encoded by the coding sequence ATGAAAAACACAGCTTTAACAGACACTCACACAGCACTTAGTGCCAAAATGGTTCCTTTTGCAGGATATAATATGCCCGTACAATATGATGGTGTTAGTGCAGAGCATGAAGCGGTACGCACAGGTGTTGGTGTTTTTGACGTTTCGCACATGGGCGAATTTTTAATTGAAGGGCCTAAGGCTTTAGAACTGATACAAAGCGTCACTACTAATGATGCCTCAAAATTAACGATTGGTAAAGCACAGTATAGCTGTCTACCAAATGATGAAGGCGGCATTGTGGATGACCTTATTATTTATAAAATTAAAGAGGAGACTTATCTTCTCGTAGTAAACGCAAGCAATATTGAAAAAGATTGGAATTGGATTTCCTCAAAAAACGATATTGGCGCCACCATGCGAGATTTAAGTGATGAATATTCTTTGTTGGCCATTCAAGGACCAAAGGCTGTTGAAGCCATGCAACCCTTATCTAGTCATGATCTTGGTGCCATTCCTTTTTACAATTTTGTTGTGGGTGATTTTGCCGGTATTGAGCATGTGATCATTTCGGCGACGGGCTACACAGGAAGTGGTGGTTTTGAAATTTATTGTAAAAACTCAGAGGTTAAGCAAATTTGGGATAAAGTGACCGAGGCTGGCGCTAAGCCTATTGGTTTGGCAGCACGTGATACCTTGCGTTTGGAAATGGGCTACTGTCTCTACGGAAATGATATTGATGACTCTACCTCTCCTATAGAAGCAGGCTTAGGCTGGATTACAAAATTCACAAAACGTTTTACCAGTTCTGAAAATTTATCTGAACAGAAGAAAAGCGTCTTGAAAAGAAAATTAGTGGCTTTTGAACTGGACGGAAAAGGCATTCCTAGAAGTGGCTATGATATCGTTGATCAAGATGAAAAGCTGATTGGAAAAGTAACCTCAGGAACCATGTCTCCTTCTCTCAAAAAAGGGATTGGTCTGGGTTATGTAGAAACGGACTTCAGCAAATTTGGTGATCAAATTTTTATCAGAATTAGAAAAAACTTACTTCCGGCAACAGTGGTGAAATTACCTTTCTATAAAGGTTAA
- the thrC gene encoding threonine synthase: protein MNYYSLNRKAPDTNFENAVIKGLAPDRGLYFPKHIEPLPKSFFEDIDNKSYKEIAYEAITQFVSPEIPEDVLKGIVEDTLSFDFPVVKLDDHISTLELFHGPTMAFKDVGARFMARCLGYFNKNNTNEVTVLVATSGDTGGAVAHGFLGVKGVNVVILYPSGKVSDIQEKQLTTLGQNITALEVDGVFDDCQDMVKKAFLDEELTNTMQLTSANSINVARWLPQLFYFMFAYKQLHKHHKDIVFSIPSGNFGNICAGMVAQQLGLPIKHFIASNNANNVVTEYLKTELYKPKPSVATISNAMDVGNPSNFIRIREIYKDNFEALKKNLSSFSYDDAQTKAALVEIYQRYDYIADPHGAVGYLGCKDYLKDHPNAHCVFLETAHPTKFLDVVEDVIETKVALPEQIQAVIGKEKVATQIASYEDLKAFLLKR, encoded by the coding sequence ATGAATTACTACAGTTTAAACAGAAAAGCACCAGATACTAATTTCGAAAACGCCGTTATCAAAGGGCTTGCGCCTGACAGAGGCTTGTATTTTCCGAAGCATATAGAACCATTACCTAAGTCTTTTTTTGAGGATATTGACAACAAATCCTATAAAGAGATTGCTTATGAAGCCATTACACAATTTGTAAGTCCGGAAATTCCAGAAGACGTTTTAAAAGGTATTGTAGAAGACACATTATCATTTGATTTTCCTGTTGTAAAACTCGATGACCATATTTCAACATTAGAATTATTTCACGGACCAACCATGGCTTTTAAAGACGTTGGTGCACGTTTTATGGCAAGATGCCTAGGCTATTTCAACAAAAATAACACCAATGAGGTTACCGTTTTGGTCGCCACTTCTGGAGATACTGGCGGGGCTGTTGCTCATGGTTTTCTTGGCGTTAAAGGAGTTAATGTGGTCATTCTTTATCCGTCTGGGAAAGTAAGTGACATACAAGAAAAACAATTGACAACACTTGGTCAAAATATTACCGCATTAGAAGTTGATGGCGTTTTTGACGATTGCCAGGATATGGTTAAAAAAGCATTTTTGGATGAGGAACTCACCAATACCATGCAACTCACCTCGGCCAACTCCATTAATGTGGCGCGATGGTTACCTCAGCTGTTCTATTTTATGTTTGCCTACAAGCAACTCCATAAGCACCACAAGGACATCGTGTTTTCCATCCCTAGTGGAAACTTCGGAAACATCTGTGCTGGAATGGTCGCTCAACAATTAGGTTTACCTATCAAACATTTTATTGCATCTAATAATGCCAATAATGTGGTGACAGAATATCTAAAAACAGAACTTTACAAGCCAAAACCTTCCGTAGCCACCATAAGCAACGCTATGGATGTAGGCAACCCTAGTAACTTTATAAGAATAAGGGAAATTTATAAGGACAACTTTGAAGCTCTTAAAAAGAATCTCTCTTCCTTTAGTTATGATGATGCACAAACCAAAGCAGCCTTGGTAGAAATTTACCAACGTTACGATTACATTGCAGATCCGCACGGTGCTGTTGGCTACTTGGGTTGTAAAGACTACCTGAAAGACCATCCCAATGCCCATTGTGTATTTTTAGAAACGGCACACCCTACCAAGTTTTTGGATGTTGTTGAAGACGTCATTGAGACCAAAGTAGCGCTTCCTGAACAAATACAAGCAGTTATTGGCAAAGAGAAAGTGGCGACTCAAATTGCCAGTTATGAAGATTTGAAAGCGTTTTTATTGAAACGTTAG